A genomic region of Longimicrobiales bacterium contains the following coding sequences:
- a CDS encoding carboxypeptidase-like regulatory domain-containing protein, with the protein MTLRIFQRAPMVESRLARCASALLFAVAVALIAPSAAQGQTARGILVDEHTGEPIALGKVMLVTATRDSIAATLTTDEGYFELQAGLPGTFSVVAEAFGYWSTLIGPFQLLAKTDRIVEARISVRPVSLPGLTVETETEYEPRVNHLVSSGFYERMGSGTGEFITPGDVAMSTATYIQQMFYEKKSTRVFQTQTAKPRTYRDYERVEARATTFGPWGDVVLMRALMGGYCQPWIYIDGRKEIEDFESLDDLVKKSEVAAVEIYHAPFDIPTDFRDLALAGCGALMIWTRR; encoded by the coding sequence ATGACCCTGCGAATTTTCCAGAGGGCCCCAATGGTGGAGTCACGATTGGCACGGTGCGCTTCAGCGCTGCTGTTCGCGGTGGCTGTCGCCCTGATCGCTCCGTCCGCAGCGCAGGGACAAACGGCGCGCGGCATCCTTGTCGACGAACACACCGGTGAGCCGATCGCGCTGGGGAAAGTCATGCTGGTCACGGCAACTCGGGATTCAATTGCGGCGACGCTGACGACGGACGAGGGCTACTTCGAGCTCCAAGCTGGCCTCCCCGGCACCTTTTCCGTCGTCGCTGAGGCCTTCGGGTATTGGTCGACGCTCATCGGACCCTTCCAGCTCTTGGCGAAGACAGATCGGATCGTGGAGGCACGGATTTCAGTGCGCCCGGTGTCTCTTCCAGGCCTGACCGTAGAGACGGAGACCGAGTATGAGCCTCGTGTAAACCATCTGGTCAGCAGCGGCTTTTACGAACGGATGGGCAGTGGTACGGGCGAGTTCATCACGCCGGGCGATGTCGCGATGTCAACCGCGACTTATATACAGCAGATGTTCTACGAAAAGAAGTCGACTCGAGTCTTTCAGACTCAGACTGCCAAACCACGTACGTACCGCGACTACGAAAGGGTCGAGGCCCGAGCTACGACCTTCGGACCCTGGGGTGACGTTGTTCTGATGCGTGCGCTGATGGGCGGCTATTGTCAGCCTTGGATCTACATAGACGGCCGTAAGGAAATCGAGGACTTCGAGTCTCTGGACGACCTCGTGAAAAAGAGTGAGGTCGCGGCGGTGGAGATCTACCATGCGCCATTCGACATCCCGACCGACTTTCGAGACCTGGCCTTGGCAGGGTGTGGGGCACTCATGATCTGGACTCGCAGATAG